The sequence below is a genomic window from Rhizobiaceae bacterium.
TGCGGGCGTGACGGGTTTCGCCGCCTACTGGCTTGTCGTTTGGGCGCTGACGGTCGCGCCGATGGCATCCGTATCGGCGCTGCGTGCCACAAGCATCGGTTTCGTGCTCGTGTTCGGCGTCGTGTTCCTGAAGGAGCCGGCGACGATCTTGAGAAGCGCATCGGCCATAGCGATCGCGGCAGGGACCGCGATGCTGAAATTCGGAAAGTAGGCGCACGATCGCGCGCAAATGCTAGGATTAGCTATGTCGCGGGTTTCGGGGTTTTCGCGAAAAGAAACGATCGTCAGCAGAAGGCCAAGCAGAAAAAAAGACCCTGAGTAGATCAGGTGGCGATGGTACGCTGAGAGCCGAATGAACTCGGGATCGTGCGACCGTGGCTGAACTTCAAACAAGCAAGGAAATTCGCCCTTTCGAGGTAACAAACCGAATGGTCATGGCCATTTCGGTTCCAATGGCCTTCGCGTCGTTGAGCACACCCTTGCTAGGCATCATCGACACCGCCGTGGTCGGGCAATTTGGCAATGCGAGTTTGATCGGTGGTCTTGCCATAGGCTCCACCGTCTTCGGTTTCGTCTTTGCCTCGTTCAATTTCTTGCGGTCTGGGACTTCGGGCCTGGTCGCTCAGGCATTCGGACAGGATGACATTGGTGAGCAGCAGGCGGTGTTCTGGCGCGCGATCGTCATAGCCTTGGCGCTTGGCATACTTCTCATCGCTGCGTCTCAGCTCATCAAAGGGGCAGGACTGCTGTTCATGCAGCCCTCGCCGGACGTTGCCGAGGCGATGTCAACCTATCTGTCCATCCGCCTGTTTTCGTCACCGATGGCGCTGGTCAACTATGCCGTGCTTGGCGTCTTGCTCGGCCGGGGAAGGGCGACGCTGGGTCTGTCGCTTCAATTCCTGCTGAACGGCGTGAACATGGCCATGTCGGTATGGCTCGGCCTTGTCCTCGAATGGGGAGTTGCCGGCGTAGCTTGGGGAACCGTGATTGCCGAGAGCGTCGCGGCTGCAGCCGGAATGGTGATCGTGACGGCATCGTTTCGACGGCACCCCCTACCAACAATCCGCTTGATCCTGGATCGGGCCGCCCTTGGCCGCTTGTTCTCGATCAATCGCGATATAATGATCCGTTCGTTTCTGCTCCTCACGGCTTTCGCGTTCTTCACCCGGACGGGCGCGCAACTCGGGCCGGTTGCCTTGGCCGCCAACGCCATCCTCTTTAAGTTCTATCTGGTGGCCAGCTTCTTTTCCGATGGCTTTACGACGGCGGCCGAACACATATGCGGGCGCGCGATCGGAGCGAATTACCCGCCAGCGTTCCATCGCGGGATTCGGCTAACTCTCATCTGGAGCATGGGGCTCGCGGTCGCCTTGGCCTTGGTCTTCTACTTTGTGGGCGGACATCTCATTGCGATCATGACGAATGCCCCGGATGTTCGGGCCGAAGCATTGACCTATCTGCCATGGGTGGCGTTGACGGCGGTTTCAGGGTTTCTCGCGTTTCAGTTGGATGGCGTGTACATCGGAGCAACGTGGTCGCACGATATGCGCAACACGATGGCTCTCGCGCTCATCTGCTACCTTGTGATCCTGTTCGCGGTGCTGCCGACGCTTGGAAATCACGGCCTTTGGCTGGCCTTCAATATTTTCCTTCTGACGCGGGGCCTTTTGATGCTGGCTGTCCTTCCTCGTCGAACCAGGATGGTGTTTGCGGAACCTGCCGCCATTAAAGGGCAAGAACTATTGTAGGTTTCAGGAATTTCGCGACAGATTGTCCGGATGGCCGGGCATAACATTCATTGGTCGGGCGAGACGTTTGATAGATGTCTGGCCAGCATCAGGGCGACCGCGCTGGTCCCTTCCTTTCTCCGCCGACGTTCGATGACAGAATAGGAAATGTCAGGTAGATGGGGCAGTCCCCTGTCCAGCAATTGCGGCAGTCCCAATCCTGCCACTGTCCGGCACGTAATGCCGAGCCCCGCCTGAACCGCCGCGCGAAGGCCGTCGAGACTCGGTGTAATGAGCGCCATGCGCCACGGCTGGCCGACAGTGTCCAGCGCCCGTTGCGCAGCCGTCAGGAAGGGGCACGGCGGGGTGATACCTACAAGCGGCAGAACGTCATCTTTTAGAAGATCTGCATTGCCGAACCATTTCATCGGCAGGCGACAGGTGACGTCTCCGCCAACTGACTCGCCGGTGCATAACGCCACGTCTATCCGGTCCTCGCCCATCGTCTGCAAGAGTTCCGCAGTGTTGCCGATGACGATCATGATCGGTTGGCCGACTGCATCTGCGCGGAGTTCTGCCAACGTCGGCCGCAATACGCCGCCCACAAAGTCCTGAACGATCCCGATCCTGATCGGCGGGGCCGCTGCCTGATCGAGATCGGCCCTCGCCGCGTCGATTCGGCCAAGGATCGAGCGGGCGTGAGGCAGAAGCAGGCTGCCCGCCTGGTTGAGCTTCAATGCGCGGCCGTCGCGATCGAACAGCGGTTGGCCGACAATGTCCTCCAACCGCGCCATCTGAAGACTGAGCGCGGATTCGCTGCGTCCCACCCGCGCAGAGGCAGCGGCGAGCGAGCCACAATCGACCACGGCAACGAAATTGCGCAACAGCGGGGACGGCAGATCGGGAATCATGAGGTTATCTCAAGTCTGAATGCGTCTGTTCCCGATTATACATTGGAAATTCTCGATAGAAACTATGGCATCGCAATCGAAGGAGAACGGACGATGCCTTTTGCCAGATTGACCCTGATCCCGGCCCCGACGCCGAATATGGCCGAACAACTCGCCGCCGATTTGACGGCTATCGTCGCGAGTGACTTGGGCAAGCAACGCGAACTTTCATCGGTGCTCGTTGAAACACCTAGCGCGTCCCAGTGGACCATCGGCGCAAATGAGCAGGAGGTTGCTGCGCACCTGGAAGTCTGCGTGACGGCTGGGACCAACACCGAGGAAGAGAAGCGGACGTTTGTGGGCAATGCCATGCGACTGTTGCGGCGGGCGCTGCCGACCCTTCCCACAGCAACCTACGTTCTTGTGAAGGAGTTGCCCGCCATCAACTGGGGCTATGACGGTCAGACCCAGGCAGATCGCGCCAAGAAAAAGGCGCAGAACCCGGCCTCAGCTAACGAGGACAACTCATTGCAATTCTCGCGCAAATCCTAAAGCTTGCTACTTGGCCGGCTTCGAAGGTGTGCTCATCGCTTCCGCGAACAACCATTCGCGGAACGCCTCGACGGGGGAGTTCTCTTCGATCTCGATCGGAGAAACGACATGGTAGGCAAATTCCGGCGGGCTGGTGATGGTCAGTTCGAACGGCCGAACGAGCCGGTCGGCCGCAAGATCGTCTGCAACCAGTGACGAATCTCCAAGAGCAATCCCTTGCCCGTCAATTGCGGCCTGGAGGGCGGAACCGGTTTCATCGAAGCGAAGTCCCGCCCCATCGTCGGGAGCCTCTTCGACACCGGCCGCACGCAACCACGTCCGCCAGTTCGGCCGTTCGCGATCCTGGCCCTTCCACGAGACATGAATCAGACGACGGCGCACAAGGTCGCCTGGTTCGCGCAGCGGCGCCGATCGCAGCAGGACCGGGCTGCAAACCGGGAACACGACGTTTTCGAACAGGCGCTCGCTTTTCAGGCCGGGGTGAGCGGCCTTTCCCCAACGAATGACAATATCGGCATCGTCAGGCGAGAACGTGCGAAGATGCGATGAAATGTCCAGTCGGACATCTATGTCGGGCCGCTGTTCTATGAATCTGCCAATGCGCGGCACCAGCCATTTAGCCGCGATCGACGCCGAGGCGATGACCTTGAGCCTGTTGCCGTCGCCAATGTCCTGAATCCGCGCCATTCCGCGCGCGAGGCTCGCAAGTGCTTCGCCGGCCGCGCGGTGAAGAATCTCGCCGGCAGGCGTCAATTGCACTGAGCGACTGGTACGGGAAAACAGCTCCGCCCCGAGCTGGTCTTCGAGTTCCCGCACCTGATGGCTGATGGCCGCCGGCGTCACGCCCAACTCGGCGGCCGCATGGCTGAAATTCAGAAGGCGGCCGGCCGCCTCGAACCCTCGCAGCACGCGCAGCCCCGGAAAATGAACGGCCATCATTCATCCATGAGAAAAGTTATCACCTGTTGCAAGAACTACTCATTTTTACGCGTTACCTCAATTGGTTATGACTCCAGACATGAGAACGAACAAGCTGCCCTAACAGTTGTCGGCCATGCTGACCAACAGTCGGAAAAGAGCGATCGAAGCCTGGAACGCGCTTTCGCGTCTTGCCCGCGGTCTTTTGCCGAGCCGTGCATCGCGTGACCGGAGCCTTACCGGCCTCAATGAGCGGCAGTTGCGGGACGTTGATGCGGGAACACGAAACGTCGCCGCCATGGTCGATCACGCATGAGCAAGTTGCTCTGCCGTCACCTCTGGCGGCAAGGGCCAAAACGCCGGTCATGACCCCAGAAGTTTTCTCCCTTGTTCTGCTGGCCGCATTTCTGCACGCTCTATGGAACGCATTGGTGAAGGGTGATGGCGACGGAATGTCCGCCATGACCGCGATCGTTACGGGTGCAGGGAGCAATTTCGCTTTTGCTGCTCGCGTTCGTCCCTGTTCCCGAAGCGGCGAGTTGGCCGTTTCTTCTCGGTGCCGCCGTTCTCCACACCGCCTACAGGCTTTTTCTGGTGGAAGCCTACAGGTTCGGGGATCTCGGTCGCGTCTATCCGATCGCGCGCGGCTCCGCGCCTTTGATCGTGGCAATTTTGGCGATGACGTTCGTCGGCGAGATGCCTTCTCCTCAATCTCTGGCGGCGATCCTCATCATCGCGATCGGCATTATGAGCCTGTCGCTTACGCGGGGGCTCGACCAGATACGGGATACCCGAGCAGTCATGCTGGCGCTGGCGACCGGATCGTTTGCTGCCGTCTATACGGTCGTCGACGGCCTTGGGGCGCGGCACGCAGGAAGCGCTTCCGCCTATATGATCTGGGTCAGCCTCGCCGATGCCGTCGCCTTTCTGCCGATGGTGTACGTCGCAAGACGTGGGGCGCTCTGGCCTTCATCGGTGAAGCGTTGGACGGCGGGTGCAATTGCAGGGGTGACTGGCTTTGTTGCGTACTGGCTTGTCGTTTGGGCACTTTCGGTTGCACCGATGGCGGCGGTGTCGGCGCTGCGCGCGACAAGCATCGGCTTCGCTCTGCTTTTCGGTGTCGTGTTTTTAAGGGAGCCTATCACGACCCTCCGAAGCGTGTCCGCGATCGCGATCGCCGCAGGAACCGCAATGCTGAAATTCGGCAAATAAGCGTTACGGCCGGAGACTTCGGTGTCGCGCAAAACTTGGTTTTCGCTGCGGAAAGCTGAGGATCGTAGCCGGCGAAAAATTCAGACAGTTAAAATATACTTTTGGTTAGGATCGATTCGTTAGCGTTCATGCAACGTAGGAGCAACACGCGCATCGACATGATGTCGAGCATATGAGTCTCTCCGGTCGATGATTGGCTTGGTCGGGACGAGGAAACGAAAAATGTCCTCGATCGCACCGATCAATACAAGCGTCCTTCAACTTTTTCAGCAGTTCAACCGTCCGGACGCGGCCAAACAACCGACCGACGCCGGCAACAGCATCCTCAAGGCGGCCAACGGCGTTTCCGTCGAAGCGTCTGCGGGAACCAAATCGGCCGCCGCGGCGATCGGCAAGTTCACCGTCGATGCCGCTTCCTCGGACAAACCTCTCGGCTATACGCTTGTCATAGGCGATTTGGGTACTTTCAACACTTGGGAAGAAGCGAAAGCATACGTCAACGCCAACGATGATTTCTCCACGAGTGAAAAGAAGGATTGGCTTGAAAAGCTCGATGGCTTCGCGAAAGGACTTGAGGAATTCAAAAAAATCCAGGCTTCCGATCTCTACCAATCTTTCATGTCGGGGGCGATGAGAGACGAATGGCTGGCATTGCAGAAGGGCAACAAAGAGGGGCTTGCATTGTCGCCCGAGCACGTCGATTCGATGGATAAATTTCTTAGCTCATTAGGACGAGAAACCCTGACGGAATCTTTGAGCCGAGCGCCCAACAGCATTCTCCCGAAATCATCGGCGACGTAGCCGAACACAGATCACAGTTCCGCCCCGAGCGCTGATTTCTTCATCTCGCTCAACGACATCCTGGCTTCCCAAGGAATGCCTACGTTGGTCGACCGTATGGGACAGGATGCCTACGACGCGCTTCTCAAGAAGTGGGGATAATGCTCAGTTGAGAGCCCGGTGTTAAGCTGGCCTGCATAAGGTTTACGTCGCGGAAACGCTGACATTTGCACCGTCTCGCCCCAAACGATACTCTCCCATGAGTGGCTAGAATGAATGCAGGTCGGGCAAGGGAGGGCGGTTGTGCAGGCGGCAGCGGTCAAACTCGATTTCGCGCCGGATCGTGCCGCCATCGCCGTTGTCATTCTTGGCGTTACAGCGTTTTCCGTAGCGCAGGGACTGACGTATCCGCTCATTTCGCTGCTTCTGGATCAGCGTGGGGTTTCGGCCGGGCTATCCGGCCTTAACGCCGGCGCATTTGCCGCCGGCCTCGCCTCCGCGACGTTCGCCATCGGTCCGCTGACCACTCTCGCGCGCGGCGATCGCCTGATTATGGGCGGGCTTATAGGTTGCTCGCTGGCGTTAGGCTGCTTCTCCATCTTCGACCAGCTTTGGGCGTGGTTTCTCGCCCGCTACGCGCTCGGATTTTGCGCGAGCGTCGTGTTCATGCTGAGCGAAGCTTGGCTCAACACCGCATGCCCCAATCGTCTTCGCGGCAGAGTCTCTGGCATCTATGGAGCCGGAATGAGCGGCGGCTTTGCGCTCGGGCCGCTGGCGATCCCAATGTTTGGTACAGAAAGCGGCTTCGCCTTCGCGCTGCTCGCCGTCTATGTCGCCCTGGTCGCCTTTCTCACAACCCTGCTTAGCTTCCGGACTCGGACCTATCCGGCGCATTCCTCATCAGGCGAACTTCTGAAATTCATCCGCTGCGCTCCGATTCTGGTCGCGATGGTGGTCGCCTACGGATTTGCAGACATTGCCGCGATCTCGGCCATGCCGATCTATTTCGTCCGGACGGGCTACACGGAGGCGTTTGCCGCATTCAGCGTGACGGCGATGGCGCTGCCGACTGCGCTTGCACAACCCGTTGTCGGATGGCTTCTCGATAAATTCGACCGTCCGACCATTGCCGTGTGCTGCGGCCTCGTAGCTGCGCTCTCCTACCTTGTCCTTCCGTTCATGGCGTCCGAGACTGCCATCTTGGTCGTCTTCGCGATCATGGGTTCGGCCGCGTTCGCGTTGTTCACATGCGGCCTTGCAATGCTCGGAGAGGCATTCACCGGGGGAATGCTGGTCGCGGGCAGTGCGGTTTTCGCGCTGGCCTACGCGGTCGGCAGCGCCATGGGATCTTCGGCGCTGGGCTTCATAATCGGCGCAGCAACGCCCATCGCCGCGCCGCTTGCCGCGGGGTTTGTGCTGTTGGGGTTCAGCGCGGTTTTCTTCTTCGGCTTGAGGAAGAGGTCGGCGCGCTGATCGGGTAAATCCCCGCCCGTTAAGATTTCGCCAAGACGATTCACCGACAATCGCTACGTGTGTCGAAGCTAATATCGTCTCAACCGCGATTGGGGAGCCCTCGTGCTAAGCATCGCTACCGCGTTCCGCGGTAATTCCACCGCCGGCACATCGCTGCAATTGCTGCAAAGAGCTGCAATTTCCCAGACAACGGCAAATGGATTGCGCGGAGCTTCAGCGAGCCTGAGCCTTGCAACGGACGGCACCGCGAACAATGCCATCTCGGCGATCATGCAGATCATTATGGATTCGAAGGGTAACAGCTCGGTCACAATCGACGCCCCACAGGGAACGGCCGGGGTTCAGACAGGCGACGGCGACGATACCATCGCCATGAATGTTAACAGGGCGGTAGGCGTCTACGCCGGAGGAGGCGACGACATCATAGGCATACGAACGACCGCCCTGCCCGAAGGTTTTTACGACACAGCGCCATGGGCAGCGGTCGATAGCGTCCACGGGGGTGCCGGCAATGACGCAATTTCCATTGCCAGCCACGGCAGAGTCGACCGCACCTATGGCGATGAAGGCAACGACAGAGTGGCGATTTCCGGCGCGGCCGATGTTTTCCGAATAAATTCCGGAAGCGGTGATGATGACATTG
It includes:
- a CDS encoding MATE family efflux transporter; this encodes MVMAISVPMAFASLSTPLLGIIDTAVVGQFGNASLIGGLAIGSTVFGFVFASFNFLRSGTSGLVAQAFGQDDIGEQQAVFWRAIVIALALGILLIAASQLIKGAGLLFMQPSPDVAEAMSTYLSIRLFSSPMALVNYAVLGVLLGRGRATLGLSLQFLLNGVNMAMSVWLGLVLEWGVAGVAWGTVIAESVAAAAGMVIVTASFRRHPLPTIRLILDRAALGRLFSINRDIMIRSFLLLTAFAFFTRTGAQLGPVALAANAILFKFYLVASFFSDGFTTAAEHICGRAIGANYPPAFHRGIRLTLIWSMGLAVALALVFYFVGGHLIAIMTNAPDVRAEALTYLPWVALTAVSGFLAFQLDGVYIGATWSHDMRNTMALALICYLVILFAVLPTLGNHGLWLAFNIFLLTRGLLMLAVLPRRTRMVFAEPAAIKGQELL
- a CDS encoding LysR family transcriptional regulator; this encodes MIPDLPSPLLRNFVAVVDCGSLAAASARVGRSESALSLQMARLEDIVGQPLFDRDGRALKLNQAGSLLLPHARSILGRIDAARADLDQAAAPPIRIGIVQDFVGGVLRPTLAELRADAVGQPIMIVIGNTAELLQTMGEDRIDVALCTGESVGGDVTCRLPMKWFGNADLLKDDVLPLVGITPPCPFLTAAQRALDTVGQPWRMALITPSLDGLRAAVQAGLGITCRTVAGLGLPQLLDRGLPHLPDISYSVIERRRRKEGTSAVALMLARHLSNVSPDQ
- the gcvA gene encoding transcriptional regulator GcvA yields the protein MAVHFPGLRVLRGFEAAGRLLNFSHAAAELGVTPAAISHQVRELEDQLGAELFSRTSRSVQLTPAGEILHRAAGEALASLARGMARIQDIGDGNRLKVIASASIAAKWLVPRIGRFIEQRPDIDVRLDISSHLRTFSPDDADIVIRWGKAAHPGLKSERLFENVVFPVCSPVLLRSAPLREPGDLVRRRLIHVSWKGQDRERPNWRTWLRAAGVEEAPDDGAGLRFDETGSALQAAIDGQGIALGDSSLVADDLAADRLVRPFELTITSPPEFAYHVVSPIEIEENSPVEAFREWLFAEAMSTPSKPAK
- a CDS encoding DMT family transporter, encoding MLLAFVPVPEAASWPFLLGAAVLHTAYRLFLVEAYRFGDLGRVYPIARGSAPLIVAILAMTFVGEMPSPQSLAAILIIAIGIMSLSLTRGLDQIRDTRAVMLALATGSFAAVYTVVDGLGARHAGSASAYMIWVSLADAVAFLPMVYVARRGALWPSSVKRWTAGAIAGVTGFVAYWLVVWALSVAPMAAVSALRATSIGFALLFGVVFLREPITTLRSVSAIAIAAGTAMLKFGK
- a CDS encoding MFS transporter, whose amino-acid sequence is MQVGQGRAVVQAAAVKLDFAPDRAAIAVVILGVTAFSVAQGLTYPLISLLLDQRGVSAGLSGLNAGAFAAGLASATFAIGPLTTLARGDRLIMGGLIGCSLALGCFSIFDQLWAWFLARYALGFCASVVFMLSEAWLNTACPNRLRGRVSGIYGAGMSGGFALGPLAIPMFGTESGFAFALLAVYVALVAFLTTLLSFRTRTYPAHSSSGELLKFIRCAPILVAMVVAYGFADIAAISAMPIYFVRTGYTEAFAAFSVTAMALPTALAQPVVGWLLDKFDRPTIAVCCGLVAALSYLVLPFMASETAILVVFAIMGSAAFALFTCGLAMLGEAFTGGMLVAGSAVFALAYAVGSAMGSSALGFIIGAATPIAAPLAAGFVLLGFSAVFFFGLRKRSAR